The genome window TTGAGGATGTACTGCTTTATATTTTCTGAACGCCGTAAGCTGATTACTCCTTCGTTCTTGTTTCCTTCTCTTCTTCGTCGGGGTTGTTCATGCCTTCTTTGAAGTTGCGGATGCCTTTTCCAAGACCTTTCATCAATTCAGGGATTTTTTTTCCGCCGAATAATAGCAACACAATGGCAAGGATCAAAACAATTTGCCAGGGGCCTAACACTCCAAGAAATATTAATCCGTTCATAAAGTTCAATTATCTGTTTAGAACACAAAGATATTAAAAACGTCGGATCAGTACATCAAATTCACGGAATGACTTTCACACAAGTCAAAAATGGGTTCACATCTCTATCATTGTAACGCGGAACTCTTTGCGATCCAAAATTCCGGGTTTTGAAGTTCTTTTCCTTTCCAGATTTCAAAGTGGAGTCTGGTACGGGCTTCGTTTGTATCGGTATGAATTACTCCCAGGCGTTGCCTGAGCGCTATTTTATCGCCAGGTTTTACAAAAAGCTGATCGAGGTTGGAGTAAACGGTAAGGAATTCGCCATGCTTTATGATCACTACATTGTTAAGGCTCGGAATGCTAAGCACATTGCTTACAACACCCTCAAAAACTGCCCTGGCTTCCGCTCCTTCGTGGGTAATTATATCAATTCCATTGTTGCGGGTTTTGATCCCTTTGAGCACAGGATGTGGATGCTCGCCAAAGGTTCCCGCAATGATTCCCCTTTCAGATGGCCAGGGAAGCTTACCCTGATTGGCGGCAAAATTATTTGAGATCAAAACTTCTTCGGGTGTGAGCGCAAAACTTTCGGGAGCTGTTTTGCCTTCTTTTTTGGCGGCTTCACGAGCAAGCCGGATCTCCTCTGCAATGATATCTTCAATGGCTTTTTGCAGGCGATTTAAGGCGCGCTCATTTTCACGCAGGGTTGCAAGCAGTTCTTTCTCCTTTTTTGACAGGTTCTGAACGCTTTGGTTCTGCTTGCTATGTTGTTGTGAAAGTTCATTTTTTTCACGCTCCGAGGCAATTCGGAGGTTTAGTTTCTCGGCTCTTTGCAATTCGAGCTGGGTAACTTTTTGGGTCAGCTCAAGCTGTGTCTGTTGAATTTTATCGGCTTGTGCCCTTCGATATGCACTGTATTGCTGAAGGTATTTGATCCGCTTGTAAGCCTGGTTAAAGTCGTTGGACGAAAAAACAAACATAAGCTTCTGCTGCGCATTGCTGTGCTTGTGGGCAGCAACAATCATGCGGGCATATTCATTTTTAAAACGTTGCAATTCGTTTTTGAGAAACTTGATTGTATCACTTGATTGATTGATTTGCTTTTCGAGGTTGGCTACCGTTGCATCAATGTTTCCCAGCAGTTCTTCACGTTGCCTGATTTGCTTGTTCAGCAAGGTTAGCTGGTTTAAAGATGTTTGCCTTGTTTGTTGTGTTTCAGACAATAATTTGTTGGTGTACTCTATTTCCTGTTCAATCCTAATTTTATCTCTTTGAAGCCGTTCTTTTTCGCTTTGCTGGGCTCCAAGATTGAATGGGAGCAGGATTGCTAGCAGAACGCAAATAAGTCCTGTCCCTGCTATTTGTCTAATGCGAGTTTTTGTGATTGGTGCAACTGATCTGTTTATGGACATTTGCTACTTGATTGAAACGTATTTCTCAGGAATTGTGAACGGGAAACTGCTTGTTTCAGGTGTATCAGTCCGGCTAAATGTGATGTTTAGGTTAAGTTTGTTGCCTCCGCCCTGGATATCGTAATGCTGTTGAGAAGCGAATAAAGATGAATTCATCTCAACAAACCGCTGGTAATTAACATCTATCTTGGCATCCTTGTCTTGCAAATCCCTGATTGAAAACTTTGTTATACGAAAGCTTAGCGGGTCAAGCCAAATGCTTTGCATTGGAATAGCTTCCGGAATATCATCTTCCTTTAGTTGCCGTTTAAGGTTGCGGCGATGCGAAACTGTGAGTTTGTATTCCCGGTTGTCAATATTGCTTTTGAACTGGGTGTTGTCGTATAAGGTGAGATCGTTACCAAGTATAAGTGATTGCAGCAGATCAAACTCCAGCAACGGATGGACCATACCAGCCAGATGTTCAGTTGTAGAGATCAGAAAATTATTTTCCAGACGGTTCATCCATTTTATTGAATCGTTTGTAATAACAAGGCGCCCCATTTCAATGCCAAGTGCAGGGGAGAGGGTCATCCAGATGATGCTGTCTTTTTTAACCCGGATTTGCCCATTAAATAACATTTTTTCCTTGTTTTTTGTAAGCTCGGCGGAGAATCTCGCGGTGAAGTAACCAGCCCTGATTTCCTTTGCCTTCATTTGCTCAAGCAGGTAATCAGTTCCATGAGCTTTCATGGGTTCTTTGATGGTTTTGCGATACGATGTACATGAGGTAATTGCCAGAACCAGCATCAATATGATTATCATATTGAAAGCCTGTGTAGGATTGTGTTGTGGAAGTACGAACATTTTGCTGAAATTGATCATTCCCTATTCGTAAAGAATACCATCCGTTACTTTCTTTTCAAGAAATTCAGTGATTTCGCCACCCAGATCAAGCGCTTGTTTCCAGTACCTGAGAGCATCGTCTTTCATACCAAGTTTATAATAAACATCGCCAAGGTGTTCCAGTACTACTGCATCTTCGGTGGCGTTGTTTTCCAGCGCCTTTTCTATCCAAACCCTGGCTTCTTCATAATTTCCCATTTGATAAAGGATCCAACCATAAGTGTCGAGATAATGTTTGTTGCCTGGAGAGATTTCAAGCGATTTGGCCGACATTTCTTTTGCCTTTTCCAGCTGCTCTTTTCTCAGAGATAGGTAGTAGCTGTAATTGTTAAGCACATAAGGGTTTTCGGCATCCAGGTCCAGGGCCTGATCAAAAGCAGCGTCCGATGATTCATGCTGTTTCATTTTTGAGTAGGAGTCTCCTAAGTGCATGTAAAACTCAACAAGAAGCTCATCATCATCAACCACAAGGTCTTTGCCGGCGTAAAACATTTTAATTGCTTCATCGTAATTGCCCAACTGGTAATAAGCCAGACCAGCAAATTGATATGGCAATGGCTGGAGGGGAAAGAGCTGTATTGCTTCCAAACTTTCGGTAATCAATGCTTCATTGTCCTGTAACATAGCATCAAGCCTGAGCAGGGTTTCCCAGAAAAAATACTGGCTGTTGTCAATTTCAAGTACCTGGCGGAATATTTGGCG of Bacteroidales bacterium contains these proteins:
- a CDS encoding DUF4292 domain-containing protein, whose protein sequence is MFVLPQHNPTQAFNMIIILMLVLAITSCTSYRKTIKEPMKAHGTDYLLEQMKAKEIRAGYFTARFSAELTKNKEKMLFNGQIRVKKDSIIWMTLSPALGIEMGRLVITNDSIKWMNRLENNFLISTTEHLAGMVHPLLEFDLLQSLILGNDLTLYDNTQFKSNIDNREYKLTVSHRRNLKRQLKEDDIPEAIPMQSIWLDPLSFRITKFSIRDLQDKDAKIDVNYQRFVEMNSSLFASQQHYDIQGGGNKLNLNITFSRTDTPETSSFPFTIPEKYVSIK
- the tatA gene encoding twin-arginine translocase TatA/TatE family subunit, with protein sequence MNGLIFLGVLGPWQIVLILAIVLLLFGGKKIPELMKGLGKGIRNFKEGMNNPDEEEKETRTKE
- a CDS encoding peptidoglycan DD-metalloendopeptidase family protein, translating into MSINRSVAPITKTRIRQIAGTGLICVLLAILLPFNLGAQQSEKERLQRDKIRIEQEIEYTNKLLSETQQTRQTSLNQLTLLNKQIRQREELLGNIDATVANLEKQINQSSDTIKFLKNELQRFKNEYARMIVAAHKHSNAQQKLMFVFSSNDFNQAYKRIKYLQQYSAYRRAQADKIQQTQLELTQKVTQLELQRAEKLNLRIASEREKNELSQQHSKQNQSVQNLSKKEKELLATLRENERALNRLQKAIEDIIAEEIRLAREAAKKEGKTAPESFALTPEEVLISNNFAANQGKLPWPSERGIIAGTFGEHPHPVLKGIKTRNNGIDIITHEGAEARAVFEGVVSNVLSIPSLNNVVIIKHGEFLTVYSNLDQLFVKPGDKIALRQRLGVIHTDTNEARTRLHFEIWKGKELQNPEFWIAKSSALQ